The Gossypium arboreum isolate Shixiya-1 chromosome 4, ASM2569848v2, whole genome shotgun sequence DNA segment cAGGTTATATCAAGAAAATATAAATAAGAAGACCATCCTAGGGTTCGGTCATTGATTTGGTTAATTAAGATATGTACTTTTGTcccttttttataatttctacgtttctgtaatcgttgcttcgtgttcttcaaaacccatgtctgaatttctgtttctattGAAGATTATGAattgtgccattgatgattatatgagctttgtaatgtttttatctggattatgaaagatatatgtgagattatcatgttttgttcttgaatttttgatggaatagagatatttgggctaatttgtgaaaatgaggttttgaaggactaaattgtgaattaaatatgttatttgggcttgtatggaagctatgtatattcggccaagctatagtcttgatgaatttttgcatatttgtgattttgtgaaaaataaactaaattgtCAATGTGTGAAAATGTAAGAGCTAAATTACAAAGCGCCCtaaatgtgtgtatatggattgaattgaatgaaatgaatggttGAATGGTTTAATAAGACttatattagatcaagaacaaaaggaaatcagacttagatcgagagaagtccaaaatagtcgaatagtcgactcgtttccgTCCAAAATTTgtatgaggtaagtcaaattacaattacgtgttaaattgactaaattctgcGCAAACAAACTGTAATCTGTGTTGGACGGCCTTGAGAGTCTGATGAATAAATTTCGAGTAAACTCCAataatatgctagtatctgaaaagctctgtatgtttctaaaagaACGTTGACATTAATCTGAAATAtcgtgtaagacctgtttgggacacgggcctcgatttgagatttacgtgtaagaccatgtcgggacATAGACATCGTATCTGAaatatcgtgtaagaccctgtctaggacagaggcatcgatattgaagtacatgtaagaccacgtcccaGACATCGACATTGTACTCGTTTATGAGTATCTATATCGTTTCTGAACCATTTGATGATAGAGTACGAGATAtgagaatgaatatatgaaatgtataatcatACAGATATGTCGGTAttatactaaatttctgaatatgaaagactctatttctgtgaaataatgaatgtaAAGTATGTACGAAATCATTAAAGATGAAACATAacatgtatacaagcaaatgagcatagCTAGGCTCATGAATTACTCTGTGAATGGCTATGAGTTCTTGCTATTgacttttattttatatgatttaATAGTTAAACCAACTGTATTTGGCtttctaagctctttgtagcttactctgtgtgatttctgtctgttttacagttatcgtagctactgaaggctcagggatagtcgaggattgtcaccatactattgaactcattttgatacttttgaaagtgtaaatatttttaagtatggcatgtataggctagaatgtctatgtatttaagctttgagatgtatatatgttatgccattaGAGTTGGCTAGAAAATGGTATGTtcgtgcttagttttggtaaatggtttgtgatgccaaattgtgcatgcttgtaatggttatatggccttgtatgtagtggtcattttgaaatatgccaagttaaggaaatggtaagtttaagcatgttttgagcatgaaattggctgaaaattttagtataaatgttgtttaatattgcttgtaggaatgacccaaaaaaaggggtggcaagttggcttaaaccaagcctacattgtgccacacggtcagtgaACACGGGCGTaccttgtggccgtgtatgcaaagcagtaacctcttaagaccACAAGATTAAGACACatggcgtgtcatatggccgtgagcttaagtcagtagctagctaagtatcacacggccgtgtctgttggccgtgtgtaAAAGTCAGTATATATACTCTGTTTTGGCATGGCTTGGTGACACGTATGTGTGActtcaacagaattgaaaattttttctaagttctcAAAATTCTGAATGTgtccagtttagtcccgactttTCTAAAAGTATGTCTTAGGTCTTAGAGACCTCTATAAGGGATGAATTGTTGATTTGCTTATGCAATAATACtatgtgatatctgtgattctgtattTATCTGAAATGttttgtctgtctggtaatgccctttacctattccggcgacggttacgggataggggtgttacaaagtcggAGAACTTCGAATTGTAGGAATGTTTCCTTAGGAATTTACAGAGGCATGTTGTTAGGCAAGATAACATTTGTATTGTCTCTGATATATCCAAGGGTCTTCTTACTATGATTCGAAGTTCCGAGGTTTCGTGGTGGTTCGGCTACTACATTCGCCACATCATTGTCAACTTCCACAATGAGTAAAGGAACAAAGACTGGAGCAAACAAATCATGAACTTGTGCAAAAATATCGTATTTGAAATtgtatttgtaaatatatatagcTAATTTTCCATGACCCAATCCACTCCATTTTTTCCCCCTTTTGGTCTTACCATAGACATCATCAAATCGTAGTGGAACGTTTAGCACAAATTGTTTGCATCCAAACTATCACATAACCCGATCGACGTTGTACCACTCAATGGTTGAAAAGTTAAGCACCGACGCATTGATGCACCACACATTGGCTTTGGCGTGAACCCATTGTGGAATAAGGGTCACAACGTTCGGTGCGGAATACGACATCCAAAGGAACTGCACAATATAATTGAATGGGTAAGTTAAACGAGTCAAGTAACATCCtgcaattaaataagttaaattaatgttacataattaaatttatatatattactttGTCCCGGCGGATGCCTCTATCATTTGAAGGTACACTATAGTGTCTTGCTCGTGCCAATACCTAGAGACGTGGCCCATCTGAAATCAGAACAAACACGTTAACACATACACCACAAAATATTATCCACACTTATGAGTCGttaaatgttaagtataattTTTTCTTTACCTATTTATAAGTGGCCACATATATGGTTGCTACCTAATGGACGCTAGAAATGACATCCTATACAACGCCCAGGATTGCAACAATACCAAACAATCGGCCATGTTATGTACGCCTTGATTTGTTGCCCGACAAAGCTCTCGAACAATGTTGTCAATACTACTGATCCCCAGCTGTAAATACCAGTACAGGTGAAATCTCTAATAGAGGTAAGTACATTAAGTGGACCTTATTAGATGTTCTGTCCTGCATAAGTACCCCCTCTAACAGCTGCAAAATATAGGCTTGAGCAACGCACATTAACTCGTTCTTAGTGGCGGTGCTCAATAAGTTCTTGAAATTCACACTTAACCATGAGAATTTCAAGGTCATGAAGTTCTCTTCCCCATCACCAAGGGTCTATCCAAGCAAGTTGTTACATACCACTAAAGGTTCCAACACTCTGCTTTATCCTGTGACCGCATCACCTTCAACTCATAGCCCAAGTTGCATAGCGAAGTCCTCCAACGTGATCCTATAGTCCCCGCATGGGATACGGAAAGTGTGGGTTTTCGTGCGTCATTACTCAACCAAGGTAGATATTAGGTCTACCCTTAGGTCGAACTTCCGGACCAATGCCACGTCTCCAAATCTTGCCAACTGTAAAGCATGATCCGCTCGTTCGCACGGTACTTGGGAAAATGGATCCCCGACCTTAATACTCGATACTCATCCTGtatggtaattttttttttataaaaaatgataatcaaaaatctaaaaaattaaaatttatggtaaaataaaaaattaatatctcAATTAAGTataacttaatatatattttagatgaaatatttttcaaattttacaatttctaaatttttttcaaattttaaatattgatgcaatttcaattataaaataaattttaattaaaatatatttaaatttgattattaaaatttcataccaaaatttaacaaataaatataatatctttaaattatagataaatatttttctaaaaaacaAGTTGAATTGAAAAAAGAAGAATTTTCAAAACAAAACCGAAAAACTAATTTTAACATGTATATAATGtagtattatatttaaattattaggcataacaaattacataatataaaacaCAATCAAAATTCTTAAATGCTGAATCCAAAATTCAATCTAAGCCTAATGAAGTAGGTAGTAAGATAATTAATTCAAAATTGTAAGCATAATGATAATACCATCAATTAATATCAACCATCGATTTAATACGAAATAGGTAGTAAGATAATGATAATAAATTGCGTAATAAAGTGTTAAAACATATCATACTCTATAAATAAATATCATTTATAACATGCAAATAATTAATTTGTGATTTAACAATTTTACGGTTTTGTTGACCTTTGATGCAATATGATCCACGTTCTTGGAGAAGACATTCgatatttacataatttttacaaaatttaaccACCActtgataaattaaattaaattaaatattacattACAATAACTACTTTTAATATAATACATGCAcatcaaaatatataatttacatacCTTAATCGTATTTATTAACTTCGAATTTCAAATAACACCAACTAAAACAAACACAACAAACTTATATTAGaactaataaaaaaataatttaacttcCCTCTCCTCTTCTCTATTATTTGAAATCTTTGTTCTAAAATATGGGGACCAAACTAGAAGCCCACCCCCTTTTATATATAATGAGTCGTTGAGGGAGGTAGCCTCAAATTAggtaagtgtttttttttttaaacgttAAAAGTCAAGTCGGCCTCCAGACCTATCACGTCACTGACATCATTGACACGGTTGACATGATGTGACCGGtcaatcaaatttctttatatttattttttgagtcctctcttttcttttatttgtttaaaaataccccaatattttttattttatgtgtaAATAccctttttcattctttttttcaGTCAACTCCCTCTcccacttttttttgtttctcattttttcccaaactttcttttttttttctttatcctTTTTAGTTCCACCCCTTATATTTCTATTTTGTTAGTTATGCCCCTTATCAAACGGTTAATTCACATtgcataaataatttaaaatgaaaagtatTTTACATTGCCAACATTTCAAATAAcaattaatttacataattcagaaattatattttacaaaatataattttacattggcaacattccaaaataattttacaTAACTTACTTTAGTACGTGATTTACATTTTCCTACATTTAAAAAATGTTGAAATttcaaacataaaaattacaaagtaACATAAACGACCAATTTTAATGACAACACGAGCAACTTTCTCAATactaataaaacataattaaatgatGATTTCAATTTTGTTCAAGATCGAAAATATTGTGTCTTACAAATTGAAAAATACCATGTTTAATCGCAACACGAGCAAGTCGACCGAACAAGTTTATCAGTGCTAAAATTTTGTAGCTCGAACGCTACTAATATTGATAATTTCACCTATGCGATTTGGTTTGGGATTCCAATGGACCGTCAAACATCTCGATGACCCAGAGAATCTCAAATAATCCACTCATTGGATGCATAACCAATTTGAACCCATTGCCAAATAAATCATTGGCAACTGAGACCCCTATTTTTACTTGAAATTGTCACCGCATATGAAATTAAGGAATCAAATCTAGACTCCCGAAAAGGACCATTAAATTTCTCGGTGTCAAAGCTCCACCGAATTATCGTTAAATAAAACATACcttcaaattataaaattttctaaataaacataaacacaaaaacataaaaatctgtcCTAATCTCCCTCCCTTTCATCCTTtgacttaataaaattttaaaaaaatattcacCTTAGGCTGAACTGCCAATGGGTATATATAGCCATTTTGCCATGCCAAAGATAATGGctccaccaaaataaaaaattcattttttactaaaaaaataatttaaaaaaaaactcaaaagaaAAATGGCAGTATAGTGGTCAGTGGTCACGCCATTCTCTATGGAACCAccgaataaaataataattttagttttaaaataaaaataaaaataaaaatcacttaaaaaaattttctaacATAATAAAGGTGGTGGTCCCAATCTATTTGGCTCTACCACTATTACCTATTTGGTGCCAGTTATGTTGTTTTACATTTCATTTGGATTTATAACATCACATTGAGCACTCATACTTAGCATACGGTTGTTGTCTTTCATACGCATGTGCAACGTGTTGGAACTGAAGCTTGAAAGGTTGCATTGCCTTCTACAAGTCACGACTATCATATGTAACTTTTGTTTTGTAGACTATTACTTACCCTCAGTGGCATATACATAGATGAATATAAGTATAtgtcctttaggtatttttgaggtttatatatgtatatatgtgtgtgtttttatgtgtatatatatatatatatgtgtggggTGTGCTTCGCATTTATTAGACATTTTGCAGGCACTTAGAAAAAATTTTTGATAAGCAGCCAAAGAAGGCCCAAAAGAGGCCCGACATCATGATGAGGAGCATCGTTGGGATGAAAAACGACAACATAAAATAGCAAAGTAGAGATGACGTTGCGACAAGGCAATATTCCACATCACGACATCACAACATGTTCTCTTATTTGGAAGCTACAGTTTAAACTTCAAGTAGGACTACTTCTTCGAGTTGGACTCTAATTATTCCAgtgatattttagtatgattagaaCTCTAATCTAAGCCTATTTAAATAGTTCATTGTATCCCTATTTTAAGACGCCAATCAGCAAGTGCTTTTCTTGAAGGCAACAAAACGTAGTCACATATGAGTTTTGGTGAGAGCTTCGTGGTATCTATAAAGAGAATTTTGTTCCTGAGTTAGGACTTTATTTTCGAGGTTCGGGATTGTACGTTTAGTAATTTTAGGTTTATTTTTCAATATTGTAGTCTCTTTTGTTTACTCAGTTAGTGAAAAGTCGATACCTCATATGCCCATGTTTTTCCCTCTTTGAGGGATTTCCACGTAAAATATGTGTTTATTTCTCCACTTTGACTATCTCATTGTTTATATAGATCGATCCcaataaattggtatcagagtctGGTTCAGCTTCCGTAGATTGACTCGTCGGTGACACAACAACGATCTTGAATATTGAGAAGTTCGACGTATCACAAATTTTTGTTTATGACAGTTTTGGATAATTACGGAGGTAGTTAAAGGTGGAGTCATTTCAGATGTCTGGCATGTACCTGATTTAGAGAAGAATCTAATCCCCTTTTGGTCTTTAGGACTCGAATGCTTTGCAGAGTGTTTGAGGTAATGTTGGTCACAGGGGTTATAGTCAGGTGGAGAGAGTTGATTTTTTTTCTCCTGCTTGGTATCACTGGCCCTTGTTTCATTATACAAATTTGATTTAAAGATTAAGAGTCTTTCAGTTTACAAGTTCGAGCACTGCTTGAGCTTGTTTGGTATTTTGCAAAATTTGAGTTAGGCTCGTGACTTGAGCATGGAAAAGGAGGCATGATAAATATAAAGCAAGGTGAAGATTTGTCGGGAGTGCCTCGTATTTATTAGATGTTTTTCAGGCACTTAGAAAGACGTTTTGACGACCAACTGAAGAAGACCCAAAATAGGCCCGATGTCACGACGTTGCGACGAGGCGATATGCCTTGTCACGATATCAAGATGTGTTCTCTTATTTGGCAGCTGTGTTTTAGATTTCAAGTAGGTCTGCTTCTCCCAATTGGACTCTAACTATTCTGGGGATATATTAGTATGATTAGAACTCTAATCTAAGCCTATTTAAAGGGGTCATTGTATCCCTGTTTTGAGACCCCAATTAGTAAGGGCTTTTCTTGAGGGCAACAAGATGTAGTCGCATATGAGTTTTGGTGAGAGTTTCTTAGCATCTATGAAGATAATTTTGTTCCCGAGTTAGAACTTTTTTTTCGAGGTTTGGGATTTTACGTTTAGtacttttaagtttatttttccgTATTTTACTCTCTTTTAtttactcatttagtgaaaaTTTGATACCTCATTTGCCCGTGACTTTTCCCTCTTTGAGGGTTTTCCACATAAAATAATTGTATTCGTTCATCTCCACTTTTACTATCTCATTGATTATATGGATCTATCCCCAACAATATATATGATATGTCTTATGCTCTCTCATAAATAGGAGTTGATGGTTGAATGCATGCTAGGTATAATTGATTTTGATTAATAGGTCTTTGTGTTTGGAGAATGAAATTTAAACTAACTATTAAGCTTGTGTATTGTGATATGTAGGTTGGTTGGAGATTAGAAATTGATTTGGTAAAGCTTTAAATGGGCATTTAGGCTTAGACTATTAATCAACTAGTTAGAATGTTACCCAAATAAAAGTAAGGCTTTCTTACAAGTAAAGAAACCATAGATTGACCTAACTTGTGCAATTTTGTATCTAAGTTTTGATACCTAAGGTGATAATATCGAGACTCTCAGATTTTTagtagccaaaaaaaaaaaaaggggaactTTAGTTTTGAGACTCATCAACTAAGTTTCGATACCTATAATGCTAGTTTTTATATTCACTCTTTAATGTATTGATACTTCATAGCTTCAAACTTTAAGAATAGATAACTCAAATAACGGACTTAGAAACACAAAGTAACACCATAAGCCGACTTTATGTCAGAGGATTGATTAATAAAACTCATATATAATCATCGACAATCAACCAAATTGCTAGAAATGTTTACGAATATCAAATGTGGCGTCGTTTGATAGAGGCCGTTACAAGCTTGGATTAAGAGTGCTACATGAAAACATAAATAGAGAAATAGATACACATAAAGAAATATCTCAATCTTATCATAGAGaaagcataaaaaaaaaaaatcttatcatAGAGAACTATCCCCTTTTACATAAATTCTCACATACTACAAGACCTTATCTAGATATAATCTTATTTTATCCACGTCTATATATccttataatatattaataaaataaataataacaaaaatatttcaaaaactAAAATTCTTCAATTTTTTCTTTCACTGTCAAAAGCTTATCAACCCTAAacctataaaataaataaaagaatccAATTCCATCACTCATTTTAAATCGTAAGAtccacatattcatgcacacaaAATCCCCTATAAATACTCCACAGTTCTCAAAACTCAAAACCCAAAAGAAGGTAAAAAAAAACCCAGACGTTAAAAACCAAAACAATGCCTTCTTCTCCATTGATTCATGTCTCAAAATCAACCATTTTCCCAGACCGAAAATCAAATTTAAGAGACCTCAAACTCTCTGTTTCAGATCTCCCAATGTTGTCTTGCCATTACATTCAAAAAGGTTGTCTCTTCCCTCGCCCTTCAATTCCCATCCACTTACTCCTTTCCCTTCTCAAACAATCCCTCTCCAAAACGCTGTCGTTTTTCCCTCCCCTCGCCGGTCGTCTTTACACCGACCCCAACGGTTCCATCTACATAGCTTGCAACGATGCTGGCGTTGAGTTCCATCACTCCAAATTTGCCACCTCGTTCATTCGTGATGTCATTGCTCCTGTTTATGTCCCCGAGCTGGTTAACGAGTTTTTCTCCTTCGACAAAACCGTTAGTTATCAGGGGCATTTTAAACCAATCATGGCCATCCAGTTTACTGAGCTCCCCGACGGAATCTTCATCGGATGTTCCATTAACCATGCGGTGACCGACGGCACGTCCTTTTGGAATTTCTTCAACACTTACGCTGAAATTTGCAGAAAAATTAGTAACAATGACCCCAGTATTGAAAAAATCTCAAGGCAACCGGAATTTTCACGGGACTCAGTTTTGGTTTCATCGGCGATTTTAAAAGTTCCGAAAGGTGGACCTAAAGTTACGTTTAACGTCAACGAGCCGTTACGGGAGAGAATCTTCAGTTTCTGCAGAGAAGCCATTTTGGAACTCAAAGCTAAAGTTAACAGCAACAACAAAGATAAGCTTCTTGTTAACGAAGACTTCAACGCCTTTGAAAAATACTACTTCGATAAGAGCGTAAACTTGAATGGGATTTTTGAAAATTGGTTGTTTAAATCATCCAACATTGCGAATACGGCGGAGATTTCGTCATTCCAATCACTTTCCGCTCTTCTCTGGCGAGCGGTGACACGTGCGAGGAAGCTTCCGATTTCCAAAACGACGACGTTCAGGATGGCGGTAAATTGTCGTCACCGGCTGAACCCAAAGCTGGATCCTTTATATTTCGGGAACGCGATTCAAAGCATTCCAACTTACGCACTAGCAGGTGACGTGACGTCACGTGACTTGCGTTGGTGCGCCGAGAGATTAAACGAAAGCGTGGAAGCTCACAAGGACGAAAGGGTGCGTGGTTACGTTAAGGAGTGGGAGAAGGACCCGCGGTGTTTCCCACTGGGGAACTTTGACGGAGCGTCGATGACGATGGGGAGTTCACCGAGGTTTCCAATGTACGAAAATGATTTTGGATGGGGACGGCCATTGGCGATTAGGAGTGGTGGCGCCAATAAATTTGATGGGAAGATCTCCGCTTTTCCTGGGCGGGAAGGGATGGGAAGCGTTGATCTAGAGGTAGTTTTTGTGCCGGAAACAATGGCAGCTATTGAGTCCGATCCCGAGTTCATGCAATATGTAATGAATTAAAATCAGGGGGGTTTTTAATGCTGTAGCTGCGTTTTAACAAATATACCTATATTTAATTTATACCACAAAGAATccatttatattaatataattaagtTACAATTTGTGCAGGACTAAGGTTGACTAACTCCAACATTCTACATTTCTTTtccctccttttttttttaaattgataaaaataaaaataaaatacttgTGGTGTATTTAACTATTGAAAGTTGTGTACCACGCAATTAGAATACGAAATATTCAACAATGATGTGttgtataaaaaaatataaaccttatataaaaatgtataataaaTGGACTTGATGGCGAACTCTCTGACCGACGACAGTGGAAATGCGTAACATCCCCATTTTGGGTTAGAAGTATCAAGCTTTACTTGGGAGTGAAAACATTCAATTAAGCTTATATATATgcgttttaaaaataaaataaacatattgATTCAGTAATAAGATGTCAAGCTACTTTTAGGTCTGGTGTTTGTAACCTCTATGTGAGTAATGAAGTTTGTTCGTTTtttgttaatttgagaaaaaaattttgtttattttgttgtaTTAACTtcctataaatttaaaatatttttataattataattaaatatttattttatttcccaaAACCCTCTCACATTTCCCCACCCCGGTCACGTCAAGTCCCTTTTTCGCATTTGTTCTTTCAGTTTCGATTTTGACCATTTGGGGCTATTGCagcttcttctttttattttgtttttgtttttgttttttctttcttttggtttTCATTTCTCATCTTTGTTTCTTTATTGTTCATATTTGTATTGCTTACAGTGCTCATAAATTGAGCAATCCCGCGTCATTTCCTCTTTGCCAAACTCGTTGTCGGTCGTCATTCTCTTTGAGGGAGAAAGTTTGTCTTCCTTTTCGTATTTTCTATCAATTGGATGTTAGTATAAGCATAAGTTTGTTTTGTGTGGTGATTTGTTTCCTATTAGTTTATCTTTGTCGTTTTTGATCGGTTTTTCCTCCTCGGGTTAATATATTTGTGTAATCAAGTTTCAAATCAATTTTGGGAAGGTGCTTTGGTCGATCCTTAGTGTCTCCACGGTGCATTGCTAGTGTGTTTCTTAAACACTCATATTTGGGGATGTTCGCGGTGTTTAATTTTTGTGTTTGCAGCAATTTTAGGTGTGATTTTCGTATCAcaaattttataacatttttgCAAAATGTTATGTTTAAGCTCTGTAGGAGTGTGTGAGTCATTaatttagtttaaatttaattatgagTAGGCATTCATTAGatttaaattttgtgatttgcaTAAATGCAGTTGTGGTATGGTAAATTAGTTTTGACCTTCGTATGAGTTTGGGATGTGATAATTGTGACATTGTGATTAGCATGTCTGCTACATTATAACTAAATACAAGTTTTTTTTATTCTGTTCAATCGAATATGTGTTCCTGTTTCTGTATGTCCATTTGCATATTGTGTGCATTTTTGCATTTGCATAAAAATTTGGGGTTTTAGTTGTGAAAAGAAGGAAGTTTGTTTTGACAGTCAAACTACAAATTAATCTGATAGCAGTACATCCGCAATATATATATGTCAGCT contains these protein-coding regions:
- the LOC108459697 gene encoding uncharacterized acetyltransferase At3g50280-like — encoded protein: MPSSPLIHVSKSTIFPDRKSNLRDLKLSVSDLPMLSCHYIQKGCLFPRPSIPIHLLLSLLKQSLSKTLSFFPPLAGRLYTDPNGSIYIACNDAGVEFHHSKFATSFIRDVIAPVYVPELVNEFFSFDKTVSYQGHFKPIMAIQFTELPDGIFIGCSINHAVTDGTSFWNFFNTYAEICRKISNNDPSIEKISRQPEFSRDSVLVSSAILKVPKGGPKVTFNVNEPLRERIFSFCREAILELKAKVNSNNKDKLLVNEDFNAFEKYYFDKSVNLNGIFENWLFKSSNIANTAEISSFQSLSALLWRAVTRARKLPISKTTTFRMAVNCRHRLNPKLDPLYFGNAIQSIPTYALAGDVTSRDLRWCAERLNESVEAHKDERVRGYVKEWEKDPRCFPLGNFDGASMTMGSSPRFPMYENDFGWGRPLAIRSGGANKFDGKISAFPGREGMGSVDLEVVFVPETMAAIESDPEFMQYVMN